The region TACCTCGTTGTTGAGGACGCTATAAGCACGGAGATGGTAGATGCCTTAGAGGAAGTCGCAGATCGGATTGATGCCGAGGAGCGTACCAAAACAGGATTAGCACCCCACAAATTGTTATCAAAGTTCCGGACCGTCGCTGAAGACGACTTGCTACTGGAGCTGCTTGATAACAAAAAGGTTTTCCCGCTGCTTTGGGATATTCTCGGTTGGAACATCCAACTTTACATCTCGCACCTCATCATGTACCCGCCAGAACCTCCTGATACACCTCGTATTGCCAAAGCCGCCCACTGGCATCAGGACGGTGGTAGACCTGTGCCGGAAATGGAGCGTCCACATCCGCGACTTTCATTAAAAGTCAGTTATTGGCTAAGCGACGTGCCTGACCGTGATAACGGCGCAATGCGTCTGATTCCGGGTAGCCATAAACTCGACACCCGACCGCCTAATAAGGACGACAATCCTGATGGGGATCCAGAAGGTGCGATAGACCTGCTCGTTAAGCGCGGCACAGCGGTGCTTTTTGATAGACGGATGTGGCACTCACGCGGCTGGAATTTTTCTGATGTAACTCGGAAAGTTTTGTTTATGGGGTATAGTTATCGTTGGTTGCGCGGTTTGGATTACAATCTCATGCCACCGGACCTCCTTAAAAAGTGTGACCCGATTCGGCGGCAGCTCTTGGGTGATGGTGTAGATATTAAGGGCTGGTGGCAACCGACGGATGCGGATGTCCCACTGAAAACGTGGATTGCCGAACATCGTGGGGAGGAATATTTACGGTAGAAATTTTTGCACATAATCTCCACGATCTGCTAACGTGTGACAATTAGGACACAAAGCAATAAGATTTTCATACCTGTGCTCTTTACATTTCGACCATGGGATAATGTGGTGGATATCCACCTCAATAATCTCTCTACACTTATGGATAGCACAACGGTGTCCTGCTTCGCAAAGAATGCGTCGTTTCAGTTCTGCTGGTACGTTTGGACGTGACCTCATATTCCTTATCCTAATCCAAATGGCGGGACCGGAGGCCTCGCTTGTTGTTAGTCATCAGATTTTTCTGAGGCGGTGCGTTTGGAGGGATCATAGGGGGTGTATTTGAGTCCGTTGCGTTTGTCCTCTTCCTCCATTGCTTTCAAGTACTTGTAGTATTCGCCCGGTTTCTTGAATTTGGCACTGATTTCTGCTTTGATTCGATAGCATTCTTCAAGAATCGGATCCGTATAAGTTTCGGGATCGAAATCTGGATGTTTTTCTGGTGTTTCTTTCATCTGAGCATCCTTCATCAATTTTTCCAAAATTTCGCTTGTTGTTAGTCATCATCAGATTTTTCTGAGGCGGTGCGTTTGGAGGGATCATAGGGGATGTATTTGAGTCCGTTCCGCTTGTCCTCTTCCTCTCCGGCTTTCAAATACGCAAAGAATTCCGCCTGAGTCTTGAATTGCGCGCTGATCTCCGCTTTGATTCGATAGCATTCTTCAAGGATAGGATTCGTATATGTTTCGGGGTCGAAATCTGGATGTTTTTCTGAGGTTTCTTTCTCTTTCATCTGAATGTCCTCCATCAGTTCCATAGGTGTGCAGATGGTTATAGGTTGAAATCCTACTTCTTGGCAAACTTGATTGATATATTCACGTTTGTTTTCATTCACAATATGTTTATGGTTCCATGACACCAAGTAATCAACACCATGCCCTGTTGCAATGGCGATATGCTGTGCATCGGGTCTTGCATTTCGTGGCACTGCACCGGAATCAAGCAGTTTTTCCACGAGGTTATCCATCTCGGGTGAAATTTCCAATGTCGTTAGCGAAGATACCACATCAAGTCGTTGCTGTGCTGCGGTTGGATCGCCTCGCTGGATTTCGGCGCGAACTACGCGGGAAATAACGAACTCAAACCTATCTGCATAATTCTCCCACAGCTGCCGACTCGCTCTTTGCCAAGAGGCTAATATTGGATCATTACTTGGTCGCGCTACCAAGTGACTAACAACTGTGGGTTCAATATAGACCCTTGGCTTTATTGTTACATATTTTAGCATAAAAAACGACTGCTTTCAAATTGAATCTTCCCTATTTGTCAGCCATGCCAAATCAAACTTCGCAAACGATAGTGTCTCGTAGGCACTGCTCTCACCACGTTCATAGAAACAACAGATCTCCATATCTGAGGCGATACAGAGGTCGGAATACGCTGCAGGACCGGCGTGCAAGACCTTGCCGCTGCTCCAACTTTGACACTCATTATAACTAATGCGAATCGTCATCCGCTCACGATTTGTGCTAGCAGGATTAGAGAACAAGACGCGGTTTTTGTCGTGTTTATTTTTGTCTGTATACCGCACCATGCTTGCCTGACAAATCGGTTCAACCAGATCCTCCTCGTAACCGAATGCCGTGAATGTATCGCCGCCGTCGCTGCTTCGCGCATAGGCACGCCGTTTCGGTGCGACATAGTTCCGACAATTGAAATAGAGTCCACCATCCACCGTTTCAACGACAACAGATTCATTCGTCCCGGGTTGTGCCTTACCACCGATCTTCCACGTTTCACCGCCATCATCGCTGACAATCAGGTGTGAGTAGCCGTATTGCGAGTAGTCTCGGTTGTTTCCAAGCACATGATCACACGGAATCACCAATCTGCCGTTTGCGAGTTGAATCCCGTGACAGGGACCCGTCGCGTACCACGTCCAATCTTCGTCTTTCGTTGTCGCAGTGATTTCCCTCGGTTCTGCCCACGTTTCGCCGTCGTCATTGCTGGCGGTTACCCAAACAGTTCGCGGTGCTTCTCCTGCGACAATCTTCCCTTCCGCACCTTCAGCGAGATTCTTACAGAAAAGGAGCCAGATTGTACCCGAATCGCGATCAACGACCGGTGCAGGGTTACCATCCGTGTCACTTCCCGTGGAGACAGCGATTTGCATCGGCTGCCAATTCTCGCCGTTGTCAAAACTCCGTTTCAGAACAATATCAATATCTCCTGAATCCCCACCGCCTGTGCGTCTGCCCTCACAGAACGCCAACAGCGTTCCTTCGTTGGATCGGACGAGCGCGGGGATACGGAAGGTATGGTATCCTTCCGTTCCCGCTGTGAAAAGTGGACGCTCCGTTTTGTGCATGCTTTATAGTCTCCATTGTTATGAACGGTA is a window of Candidatus Poribacteria bacterium DNA encoding:
- a CDS encoding type II toxin-antitoxin system VapC family toxin, which encodes MLKYVTIKPRVYIEPTVVSHLVARPSNDPILASWQRASRQLWENYADRFEFVISRVVRAEIQRGDPTAAQQRLDVVSSLTTLEISPEMDNLVEKLLDSGAVPRNARPDAQHIAIATGHGVDYLVSWNHKHIVNENKREYINQVCQEVGFQPITICTPMELMEDIQMKEKETSEKHPDFDPETYTNPILEECYRIKAEISAQFKTQAEFFAYLKAGEEEDKRNGLKYIPYDPSKRTASEKSDDD
- a CDS encoding HNH endonuclease; the encoded protein is MRSRPNVPAELKRRILCEAGHRCAIHKCREIIEVDIHHIIPWSKCKEHRYENLIALCPNCHTLADRGDYVQKFLP
- a CDS encoding phytanoyl-CoA dioxygenase family protein → MDTSWLEHCATDEQLKAFNDTGYLVVEDAISTEMVDALEEVADRIDAEERTKTGLAPHKLLSKFRTVAEDDLLLELLDNKKVFPLLWDILGWNIQLYISHLIMYPPEPPDTPRIAKAAHWHQDGGRPVPEMERPHPRLSLKVSYWLSDVPDRDNGAMRLIPGSHKLDTRPPNKDDNPDGDPEGAIDLLVKRGTAVLFDRRMWHSRGWNFSDVTRKVLFMGYSYRWLRGLDYNLMPPDLLKKCDPIRRQLLGDGVDIKGWWQPTDADVPLKTWIAEHRGEEYLR
- a CDS encoding sialidase family protein gives rise to the protein MHKTERPLFTAGTEGYHTFRIPALVRSNEGTLLAFCEGRRTGGGDSGDIDIVLKRSFDNGENWQPMQIAVSTGSDTDGNPAPVVDRDSGTIWLLFCKNLAEGAEGKIVAGEAPRTVWVTASNDDGETWAEPREITATTKDEDWTWYATGPCHGIQLANGRLVIPCDHVLGNNRDYSQYGYSHLIVSDDGGETWKIGGKAQPGTNESVVVETVDGGLYFNCRNYVAPKRRAYARSSDGGDTFTAFGYEEDLVEPICQASMVRYTDKNKHDKNRVLFSNPASTNRERMTIRISYNECQSWSSGKVLHAGPAAYSDLCIASDMEICCFYERGESSAYETLSFAKFDLAWLTNREDSI